In the Arachis ipaensis cultivar K30076 chromosome B04, Araip1.1, whole genome shotgun sequence genome, TCCTTGCAACTTGCAAGTGTAGCATTACTCATGAATTTACATTTGAGCATTATTAAATATTAAGTGTTAATGATTGAAGGTTTAAGAAacgaaataaagaaagaaaaaatgcgATATTCCCTCTTAACTGCCACATGAGTGTAGCGTACTCTTGTCCCCCATACTCATCTCCCTTCCTTCCATTTCAATTCCTTCCAACTTCCAAATTACAAACATTTTCTCTCTCCCAAATCCGAATGGCCACCCCCAAATTAGAATCCATAACCCTACTAccatttctctctcctctcttcttcttcttcttcttcacactctctctcttctccacCACCGCCATTGGCGACGATGCCGCCGTCATGTCCAACCTCCGCAAGTCACTCACCGGAGCCCCTTCCGACTGGGCCACCACCTCGTTCTGCAAGTGGTCCGGCATCACCTGCGACACCTCCAACCGCGTAACCTCCATCAATCTCCCCAAGAGCTCCATCTCGGGAACCCTCCCTTCCGATCTCAACACCCTCACGCAGCTAAccactctctccctctcctcaaACGCGCTCTCCGGCGCGTTGCCCTCACTCGCTAACCTCACCATGCTCCAAACCGTACTACTAGACCAAAACAACTTCACCTCAATCACCAAAGCCGCCTTCTCGGGACTCACCAGCCTCCAGGAGCTAAGCATGACCACCAATGTCAACCTCCAGCCCTGGACGATTCCCACCGAGTTGACTCAGTCTACCGAACTCGTCACCCTCGATCTCGGCACCACCAACCTTTTCGGCACCTTGCCGGACTTCTTCGACTCGTTTCCTGGCCTTCAGAACCTACGCCTCTCCTACAACAAACTCACCGGTCAGCTGCCCCGGTCACTCGCCGGATCTTCCGTACAGAATCTCTGGCTCAACAACCAGGACGATAGCGCTGGGTTTACCGGCACTGTCGATGTACTCGCGTCAATGACGCACTTGAATCAGGTCTGGCTTCAGAAGAATCACTTTACCGGTCCCATTCCGGATTTGTCAGACTGCACCGATTTGTTCGATTTGCAGCTTCGCGATAACCAGTTAACCGGCGTTGTACCCGTTGCGCTGACCACAATGTCGAGTTTGAAGAACGTTTCTTTGGACAATAACAGACTCCAGGGTCCGACTCCGGCGTTCGGGAAAGATGTGACGGTCACGCTTACTGGGCTCAACAGATTTTGCGCGAAAGCTGGCGAGTCTTGTGATGATAGGGTGAACACCCTTCTTGCCGTTGCGGCCGGGTTTGACTACCCGTACCGGTTGGCGGACTCTTGGGATGGCAACAATCCTTGTAATGATTGGACCTCTGTTGTGTGCGTTGGGGAGAAGATTGTGACCTTGAATTTCAAGAATCTTGATTTGAACGGGACGATCTCGCCGGCTTTGGCGAATTTAACGGATTTGAGGAACTTGTATCTGAATGACAATAATTTGACAGGCTCAATACCGGAGAGTTTGACGAGTTTAGCTCAGCTCGAGGTTCTGGATGTTTCTAATAACAATTTGACGGGGAAGATTCCGAGTTTCCCTTCTAAGGTGAAGTTCAGCCACGGTGGCAATGCTTTGCTTGGGGTTTCTGGTGGAGGTGGAGGAAGTGGGAATGGTTCATCTTCAAATTCTGGTGATGCACCAAGTGGAAGTCCTTCTAAGGCATCGAGTGGTACTTCGCTTTCTCCTGCTTGGATTGTAGGTATAGCCGTTATTGCCGTGTTTTTCGTTGCAgttgttttgtttgtgttttgcaaGTGTTATGCCAAGAACAGGCACAAGAAATTTGGAAGGGTAAATAACCCTGAAACAGGGAAAGGAGAGGTTAAGATTGATATGGTGGGTGCTTCCAGTTCCAATGGATTTGTGGGAGCAGGGGGAGCAACAAGTGAGTTGCAAAGCCAGGGTAGCGAGCAAAACGAACAACTCCCTGTTTTTGAAGGTGGGAATGTCACAATTTCGATCCAAGTTCTTAGGCAAGTTACAAATAATTTCAGTGAGGATAACATTTTGGGTAGGGGAGGGTTTGGTGTTGTGTATAAAGGGGAATTGCATGATGGGACTAAGATTGCGGTGAAGAGGATGGAATCGGTTGCAATGGGAACCAAAGGAATGAATGAGTTTCAAGCAGAGATTGCAGTTCTAACTAAAGTTAGGCATAGGCATTTGGTTGCTCTTTTAGGATATTGCATGAATGGCAATGAAAGACTTCTTGTGTATGAGTATATGCCTCAAGGAACACTAACACAGCATCTGTTTGATTGGCACGATAATGGATGCGCTCCTTTGACATGGAAACAAAGGGTGGCAATAGCCCTAGATGTAGCAAGGGGAGTGGAATACTTGCACAGTTTAGCTCAGCAAAGCTTCATTCATAGAGACTTGAAACCCTCGAACATTCTGTTGGGTGATGACATGAGAGCTAAGGTTGCTGATTTTGGTTTGGTTAAAAATGCACCTGATGGAAAATATTCAGTTGAGACACGGTTAGCTGGAACTTTTGGATATCTTGCACCCGAATATGCAGGTATAGACATAAATGCCTTTTATTTCCAGCTTGCCTTAAAAATAGTtgaaaggaaaaataattaatctcTAATCCTCTTAGATTTTGATGTATCCCTCTTAGTAGTTAATTATTTGTGTTTCTGTTTTTCCTATTTTAGAGTTCAGCTATGACTTAGAGTATATTCCTAATAAACTTCCTAATATTCAAACATCCAAAtgttaattgaattttaaaatgggATTCCTTTATTAGTTTTGGAAGTATGAAAAGAATATAATACTTTCTTAAGCTATAAGCTTTGTCATTAATTGTGAATTCGACCTTTCAAATTCTGTAACAATTTGTGCACTTCAAAAGAAAACATGGGATTAAAATCTTATCACATTTGCTGTTCTTCTAGCTTGAAAAATATTATTCTTGTTTTGGAAAAGTACATAGTTTTAGAATTAGCTTTATGCTAGATTCTTGTTGCATTGAATATTTGAATGTGATTGGTTGCATCTATTTATGTGTTAATGGATTGATTGATATCCACTCTATCATTCTTGGATTTTGGTGTGGATATGTCACATGTAGTTGTCCTCATgcaaagttgataattgagaacagttaaataatttgacatatttgactaaattatcatctcTCAATTTCACATGAAAAAAAATTGCACCCGAGTTTCTAGCAGGAAACTTTACTCCCCCTCTTCGTTAATGATGGTCAAGTTTAACTATCATTAATGTACAGAAGGGGTGTTTGGTTTTACTCTTTGATCTTATTGCTTTTCAAATGGATACCAACTTTTAAATCTTCAAATAACATCTCTCANNNNNNNNNNNNNNNNNNNNNNNNNNNNNNNNNNNNNNNNNNNNNNNNNNNNNNNNNNNNNNNNNNNNNNNNNNNNNNNNNNNNNNNNNNNNNNNNNNNNNNNNNNNNNNNNNNNNNNNNNNNNNNNNNNNNNNNNNNNNNNNNNNNNNNNNNNNNNNNNNNNNNNNNNNNNNNNNNNNNNATTCCTTTACTTGCAACTAATGTAATCTTGTTTCTTGCTTCTTGCCAGCTACAGGGAGAGTGACAACAAAAGTCGACGTCTACGCATTTGGGGTAGTTTTGATGGAACTTATTACAGGCAGAAGGGCCTTGGATGATACCGTTCCTGATGATAGGTCACACTTGGTTTCATGGTTCCGCAGGGTACAAATTAACAAGGAGAACATCCCAAAGGCAATTGATCAAACCCTTGATCCTGACGAGGAAACCATGGAGAGCATTTATAAGGTGGCCGAGCTTGCAGGCCATTGCACTGCGCGCGAACCGTACCAAAGGCCTGATATGGGGCATGCGGTGAATGTGTTGGTCCCCCTTGTAGAGCAATGGAAGCCTACaaaccatgaagaagaagaaggttatGGCATTGATCTCCACATGAGCCTTCCTCAAGCTCTCAGAAGGTGGCAAGCCAATGAAGGTACTTCCACCATGTTCAATGACATGTCCTTCTCCTCACAAACGCAATCCAGCATTCCGGCGAAACCTTCTGGGTTTGCTGACTCCTTTGATTCAATGGATTGCCGGTAACAAAAACGAAATAATTTTGGGAAGCTTGTTAAGATGTTTTGACCAACCGGCACCACCAAAGTgaatcagaaatataatttatttattttttaaaaatgtatTTTATTTACCATTCTTGGCTTCTTGTATTCTTCGATTAAAGTTTGATGATCTGTTGATTCTTTTTAATACTGTAGTCTGTAGATTGGTTCTAGTCTTCTAGACGCAGTGGATGGTTGCGACCGTAGAAAAAATGTTAATTGTATGATAtcgtttttaacaaattttactCAGAAGAgtatttattctttttaattatatGTTATATATTCAAgactttttataaattaaatctaattaagttaaataataaaatttataataatatcaattataatttatttttgttatgtTATACTAACTTAGTTGAACTTAATGTTGAACttgattaattaaacaaaaaaatttaaatgttggGCATTATTGTTATTTCATTTGGTTGCTTCCCTTTTTGTTAGATCCAAAGTCCAATTAAATACAATAACAGGAACTAACCAAAAGTCCAAAACATAGACACTGTCAATTTAATAAGTCTCAAATTAAAAGGATCTTGCTGCAATCATTATTTGCTTGGCAGAGCTGCACAAAACACGGACGGTTCAAATTTTAGTCAAAGGATTATGTCGAAGATTGACTCTCAACGCGTTGAAGTTCCACTTGGCAATTTGtccttttcttttatctttgattTGCTTTTCGTTTGGTAGGCCTTGCTGGGAGATTTAAGTTGAGTTGGTGCTGAATGCTGATAGCTGACCTTAAACTCAACTAAAGAGTGTAAATCCTAGCGCATGTTACGGCACTTCAAACCTCGAACTTTTTTATATTCTAGAACCGAAAACGTTAGACAACCAAGCAAAATACATAGTTGTAGtgtttaaaaaaaagtttttttttttttcaaaaataaatttaatttttttaaa is a window encoding:
- the LOC107638249 gene encoding receptor-like kinase TMK4, whose translation is MSVAYSCPPYSSPFLPFQFLPTSKLQTFSLSQIRMATPKLESITLLPFLSPLFFFFFFTLSLFSTTAIGDDAAVMSNLRKSLTGAPSDWATTSFCKWSGITCDTSNRVTSINLPKSSISGTLPSDLNTLTQLTTLSLSSNALSGALPSLANLTMLQTVLLDQNNFTSITKAAFSGLTSLQELSMTTNVNLQPWTIPTELTQSTELVTLDLGTTNLFGTLPDFFDSFPGLQNLRLSYNKLTGQLPRSLAGSSVQNLWLNNQDDSAGFTGTVDVLASMTHLNQVWLQKNHFTGPIPDLSDCTDLFDLQLRDNQLTGVVPVALTTMSSLKNVSLDNNRLQGPTPAFGKDVTVTLTGLNRFCAKAGESCDDRVNTLLAVAAGFDYPYRLADSWDGNNPCNDWTSVVCVGEKIVTLNFKNLDLNGTISPALANLTDLRNLYLNDNNLTGSIPESLTSLAQLEVLDVSNNNLTGKIPSFPSKVKFSHGGNALLGVSGGGGGSGNGSSSNSGDAPSGSPSKASSGTSLSPAWIVGIAVIAVFFVAVVLFVFCKCYAKNRHKKFGRVNNPETGKGEVKIDMVGASSSNGFVGAGGATSELQSQGSEQNEQLPVFEGGNVTISIQVLRQVTNNFSEDNILGRGGFGVVYKGELHDGTKIAVKRMESVAMGTKGMNEFQAEIAVLTKVRHRHLVALLGYCMNGNERLLVYEYMPQGTLTQHLFDWHDNGCAPLTWKQRVAIALDVARGVEYLHSLAQQSFIHRDLKPSNILLGDDMRAKVADFGLVKNAPDGKYSVETRLAGTFGYLAPEYAATGRVTTKVDVYAFGVVLMELITGRRALDDTVPDDRSHLVSWFRRVQINKENIPKAIDQTLDPDEETMESIYKVAELAGHCTAREPYQRPDMGHAVNVLVPLVEQWKPTNHEEEEGYGIDLHMSLPQALRRWQANEGTSTMFNDMSFSSQTQSSIPAKPSGFADSFDSMDCR